CTGCGTCTACTGACTCAACGATCTCAAGAACCTCATTCCAAAGCTCTCTGCGATGAACAAGTAGAAACTCCTCGCCGTTCAGATGCGAATAGCGGGCGGCGACCTTCATCAGTGTCCGCCTCCAGGCTTTGTAGGATCATAGACTGGTTTGCCCATTGGCCGAGTCCTGAGTGTTCCGTTCCTCAACGCCTTCAATCGCTCGTGGCCTACATCAACGTACTCTCGCACGATGTCACACCCAAACCCAAGCCGACCATGTTTCACGGCTGCGATAACAGAGGATCCCACGCCCATGTACGGGTCGAAGACGTAGTCGCCTTCATTGGTCATTGACAGTACCAATCGCTCCACGAGCTCTACTGGAAACTGGCACGGGTGGACGGTCTTCTCGACGTGGTTGCTCTTGACGTTCGGGAACTCCCACACGTCGCTGGGGTTCTTACCGAGAGGATTGCCGGACAGCTTCCCAAGGTTTGGCCCTTTGAAATGACGCTTGTTGGGATACTTCGACGGCACCCGTATCGGATCGAGATTGAACGTGTAGTCGTCCGTCTTCGTAAACCAGTTGATTGTCTCGTATCTCCCAGAAAGACGCTTGCTGGAGTGCAGACCATGCCCGAAGTGCCACACGATTCGATTTCGGAGTTTGAGTTCGTGCGACTTGAAGATCGGGTACAGCGCTGTATCCAGTGGGGCGACTTCCCCGTCGTTTACGTAATTGCCCACCTGCCAGCAGAGTGATCCAGTCGGGTGAAGGAGACGTACACACTCAGCAATGACACGAGACTGGCACGCTAGATAGTCTTCTAAAGGAGACCGCTTCTCGTAGGTCTTGCCAATGTTGTACGGTGGCGAGGTGACGATGAGCTTCATCGAAGCGTCAGGCAGTCCACTCATGAACTCCAAGTTGTCCTGGCATACCATGACAGCCTCATGCGAGGCTTCCTGTGGGGCGCTGTCGCCATGTTCAGCATGAGGAGGCTCTAGGAGCGGCTGTTGAACATCTCGAATCTGTAACTGGCTGTCCACCACCGTGTATTCCTACCCCTCCATCATCTCCTGGATGATCGCCTGCATCTCTCCGATGTAGTGCTGGTAGCTGCGGTTCTGATACCCAAGTATTCGTTGCGATTCTTCTGTATCGTACCAGTCCATCCACCCTGGGGTGTCACGGTAGACGGCCATCTCGACCGGCGCGCCCATGACTTCAAAGAAGTCCTTCACATAGTCACGCCCGTGCTGTTGCCAGGTCGGTCCGCCAGCGACGTTGAAGATCTTGCCCCCCGCATCCGGAGCCGACGCTGATGCGAACAGCGCGTCAGCCACATCGTCGCGATGGACCATCTCTACTCGCTGGCCCTCCATGAACGGCCACGGTGTCGGGGGCTCCAGAAACGCCGGGACCAGGATCCCCGCGATTCTCAGGGAGACCGTGTTGGTCAGCGACGACTCGAAGATCAGCTTCTCGCCTTCGATCTTACTGTCCGCGTAGATGTCTATCGCGCTCTGCGAGTGGCCCACCCGCACCGGCGGCTCTTCGCCGCTGGTGTCTCCGTACGTGCTGATCGACGATGTGAACACCATCCGGGTATCCGGTGCGCTCTGCTCCAGGGCACTGATGATGTTCTTCGTCCCATCTACGTTCACCCTGAACGTCAGGTCACGGTCTCTCTCGCTGTTCGGCGGAAGTATCGCCGCCAGGTGAAGGACTGCGTCCACACCTTCA
This genomic interval from Dehalococcoidia bacterium contains the following:
- a CDS encoding site-specific DNA-methyltransferase → MVCQDNLEFMSGLPDASMKLIVTSPPYNIGKTYEKRSPLEDYLACQSRVIAECVRLLHPTGSLCWQVGNYVNDGEVAPLDTALYPIFKSHELKLRNRIVWHFGHGLHSSKRLSGRYETINWFTKTDDYTFNLDPIRVPSKYPNKRHFKGPNLGKLSGNPLGKNPSDVWEFPNVKSNHVEKTVHPCQFPVELVERLVLSMTNEGDYVFDPYMGVGSSVIAAVKHGRLGFGCDIVREYVDVGHERLKALRNGTLRTRPMGKPVYDPTKPGGGH
- a CDS encoding NAD(P)-dependent oxidoreductase — translated: MTNPASSSSAQAVLITGGAGSVGRQLVEMFVEAGRAVRVFDLPMMDFTGLEGQEGIEIVKGDITDADGVRVAVEGVDAVLHLAAILPPNSERDRDLTFRVNVDGTKNIISALEQSAPDTRMVFTSSISTYGDTSGEEPPVRVGHSQSAIDIYADSKIEGEKLIFESSLTNTVSLRIAGILVPAFLEPPTPWPFMEGQRVEMVHRDDVADALFASASAPDAGGKIFNVAGGPTWQQHGRDYVKDFFEVMGAPVEMAVYRDTPGWMDWYDTEESQRILGYQNRSYQHYIGEMQAIIQEMMEG